In Helicobacter pylori, a single genomic region encodes these proteins:
- the cybH gene encoding Ni/Fe-hydrogenase, b-type cytochrome subunit, whose product MDKINKVVLHKEYSGFVRFFHWVRALSIFTLIATGFYIAYPFLQPNSSFYKGVYLLQAYVRSFHVMFGFLLISALIFRTYLFFTKESLMERRSFGQLLSPKAWIDQMKAYFLISGKPHTKGSYNPIQLVAYFTLVVLIVLMSLSGVVLYYNVYHAGLGAFLASAFKWFEALCGGLANVRFIHHLATWGFILFVPVHVYMVFFHSIRYDSSGADSMINGYGYTKEKE is encoded by the coding sequence ATGGATAAAATAAATAAGGTCGTTTTACACAAAGAGTATTCAGGTTTTGTGCGCTTTTTCCATTGGGTTAGGGCTTTGAGTATTTTTACTTTAATCGCTACAGGGTTTTACATCGCTTACCCTTTTTTGCAGCCTAATTCCAGCTTTTATAAAGGGGTGTATCTTTTACAAGCTTATGTGCGTTCTTTTCATGTCATGTTTGGGTTTTTACTCATTAGCGCATTAATCTTTAGAACCTATCTTTTTTTCACTAAAGAAAGCTTGATGGAACGCAGGAGTTTTGGCCAACTTTTAAGCCCAAAAGCTTGGATCGATCAGATGAAAGCGTATTTTCTTATCAGCGGCAAACCCCACACTAAAGGATCGTATAACCCTATCCAACTCGTGGCTTATTTCACTTTGGTTGTTTTGATCGTATTGATGAGTTTGAGCGGGGTGGTGCTCTATTATAATGTCTATCATGCGGGGCTTGGAGCGTTTTTAGCGAGTGCTTTTAAGTGGTTTGAAGCGCTTTGTGGGGGGTTAGCGAATGTGCGTTTTATCCACCACTTAGCGACTTGGGGGTTTATTTTGTTTGTCCCTGTGCATGTTTATATGGTGTTTTTCCATTCTATCAGGTATGATAGTTCGGGGGCGGATTCTATGATTAATGGCTATGGTTACACCAAAGAAAAAGAATGA
- a CDS encoding nickel-dependent hydrogenase large subunit, producing MSKKIVVDPITRIEGHLRIEVIVDDDNVITDAFSSSTLFRGLETIIKGRDPRDAGFIAQRICGVCTYSHYKAGITAVENALGITPPLNAQLVRSLMNMALLFHDHVVHFYTLHGLDWCDILSALKADPIQAAKLSFKYSPYPINTGAGELKAVQKRLSDFAKSGSLGPFSNGYYGHKTYRLNPEQNLIVLSHYLKLLEIQREAAKMTAIFGAKQPHPQSLTVGGVTSVMDILDPTRLAEWKSKFEVVANFINHAYYPDLVMAGEMFANEPSVIKGCGLRNFIAYEEVLLGKDKYLLSSGVVLDGDISKLHPIDESLIKEEVTHSWYQYEDTKEVQLHPYDGQTNPHYTGLKDGESVGIENKIIPAKVLDTKDKYSWIKSPRYDSKPMEVGPLSSVVVGLAAKNPYVTEVATKFLKDTKLPLEALFSTLGRTAARCIEAKTIADNGLLAFDALVENLKSDQSTCAPYHIDKNQEYKGRYIGQVPRGMLSHWVRIKNGVVENYQAVVPSTWNAGPRDSQNQRGAYEMSLIGTKIADLTQPLEIIRTIHSFDPCIACSVHVMDFKGQSLNEFKVEPNFAKF from the coding sequence ATGTCAAAAAAAATCGTAGTCGATCCTATCACTAGGATTGAGGGGCATTTAAGGATTGAAGTGATCGTAGATGATGATAATGTGATCACTGATGCGTTTTCTTCTTCCACGCTTTTTAGGGGGCTAGAGACGATCATTAAGGGCAGAGACCCACGAGATGCAGGCTTTATCGCTCAAAGGATTTGTGGGGTATGCACTTATTCGCATTATAAAGCCGGTATCACTGCGGTAGAAAACGCTCTAGGCATCACCCCCCCATTAAACGCGCAATTGGTGCGATCTTTGATGAACATGGCGCTACTTTTTCACGATCATGTGGTGCATTTCTATACTTTGCATGGGCTTGATTGGTGCGATATTTTGAGCGCTTTAAAAGCCGATCCCATTCAAGCGGCAAAACTTTCTTTCAAATACAGCCCTTACCCTATTAATACCGGTGCCGGTGAATTAAAAGCGGTTCAAAAACGCTTGAGCGATTTCGCTAAAAGCGGATCTTTGGGGCCTTTTAGCAATGGCTATTATGGGCATAAAACCTATCGTTTAAACCCAGAGCAAAATTTAATCGTCTTAAGCCACTACCTCAAGCTTTTAGAAATCCAAAGGGAAGCGGCGAAAATGACCGCTATTTTTGGGGCCAAACAGCCTCACCCACAAAGCCTAACGGTGGGGGGTGTTACGAGTGTCATGGATATATTGGATCCGACAAGATTGGCTGAATGGAAGAGCAAATTTGAAGTGGTGGCTAATTTTATCAACCATGCTTACTACCCTGATTTGGTGATGGCAGGCGAAATGTTCGCTAACGAACCATCCGTTATCAAAGGCTGTGGTTTAAGGAATTTTATCGCTTATGAAGAAGTGTTGCTTGGGAAGGATAAATACCTTTTGAGTAGTGGGGTGGTGCTTGATGGGGATATTTCTAAATTACACCCCATTGATGAAAGTTTGATTAAAGAAGAGGTTACGCATTCTTGGTATCAATATGAAGACACTAAAGAAGTGCAACTCCACCCTTATGACGGGCAAACTAACCCGCATTATACCGGTTTAAAAGACGGCGAGAGCGTGGGGATTGAAAATAAAATAATCCCTGCTAAAGTGCTTGACACTAAGGATAAATATTCTTGGATAAAATCCCCCAGATACGATAGTAAGCCCATGGAAGTAGGCCCTTTAAGTTCCGTAGTGGTAGGTTTAGCGGCGAAAAACCCCTATGTTACTGAAGTGGCTACTAAGTTTTTAAAAGACACGAAACTGCCTTTAGAGGCGTTGTTTTCAACGCTTGGGCGCACAGCTGCAAGGTGCATTGAAGCTAAGACTATCGCTGATAATGGCCTTTTGGCGTTTGATGCGTTAGTGGAAAATCTAAAAAGCGATCAAAGCACTTGCGCTCCGTATCACATTGATAAAAATCAAGAATATAAAGGGCGCTACATTGGTCAAGTGCCAAGGGGCATGCTAAGCCATTGGGTGCGTATTAAAAACGGCGTGGTGGAAAATTACCAAGCGGTGGTGCCTTCTACTTGGAATGCAGGACCTAGAGATTCTCAAAATCAAAGAGGGGCTTATGAAATGAGCTTGATTGGCACTAAAATCGCTGATTTAACCCAGCCTTTAGAAATCATTAGGACTATCCATTCTTTTGACCCATGCATCGCATGCTCAGTGCATGTGATGGATTTTAAAGGGCAGTCTTTGAACGAGTTTAAAGTAGAGCCTAATTTCGCTAAATTCTAA
- a CDS encoding Ni/Fe hydrogenase, whose protein sequence is MFYDEKKTYQKIEERLDIVRSFNAHNEHKNLQDEFKGAGISRRDLLKWAGMMSTALALPASFTPLTLKAVEVANRLPVIWLHMAECTGCSESLLRSADPTIDSIIFDYINLEYHETIMVASGFQAEKSLHDAIEKHKNNYILMVEGGIPQGTEYFLTQGPNAETGAEECRKAAQHAAAIFAIGTCSSFGGVQAAYPNPSNAQPLHKIIDKPVINVPGCPPSEKNIVGNVLYYLMFGALPKLDAYNRPSWAYGNRIHDLCERRGHFDAGEFVEHFGDENAKRGFCLYKMGCKGPYTFNNCSKLRFNSHTSWPIGAGHGCIGCSEPNFWDTMSPFEEPLANRSIKTAFDGLGADKVADKVGTTLLSATAIGIVAHALLSKAIKNKE, encoded by the coding sequence ATGTTCTACGATGAAAAAAAGACCTATCAAAAGATTGAAGAACGCCTTGATATAGTTCGTTCGTTTAACGCTCATAACGAGCATAAAAACTTGCAAGACGAGTTTAAGGGGGCGGGCATTTCCAGGCGTGATTTATTGAAGTGGGCGGGCATGATGAGCACAGCGTTAGCTTTGCCGGCTAGTTTTACTCCCTTGACTTTAAAAGCGGTAGAAGTGGCTAACAGATTGCCCGTGATTTGGTTGCACATGGCAGAATGCACCGGCTGTAGCGAAAGCTTGTTAAGGAGTGCAGACCCCACCATTGATAGCATCATCTTTGATTACATCAATCTAGAATACCATGAAACCATCATGGTAGCGAGCGGTTTTCAAGCCGAAAAAAGCTTGCATGACGCCATAGAAAAGCATAAAAACAATTACATTTTAATGGTAGAAGGCGGTATCCCCCAAGGCACAGAATACTTTCTCACTCAAGGTCCAAACGCTGAAACGGGGGCCGAAGAGTGCAGGAAAGCCGCCCAACACGCAGCGGCTATTTTTGCCATAGGCACATGCTCAAGTTTTGGGGGCGTGCAAGCGGCTTACCCTAACCCCTCTAACGCGCAACCCTTGCATAAAATCATTGATAAACCCGTGATTAACGTTCCCGGTTGCCCGCCTAGTGAAAAAAATATCGTAGGCAATGTGCTTTATTACTTGATGTTTGGGGCTCTCCCTAAATTGGATGCGTATAACCGCCCCTCTTGGGCTTATGGGAACAGGATCCATGATTTGTGCGAAAGGAGAGGGCATTTTGATGCGGGCGAATTCGTGGAGCATTTTGGCGATGAAAACGCTAAAAGGGGCTTTTGCTTGTATAAAATGGGCTGTAAAGGGCCTTACACTTTCAACAATTGCTCCAAACTCCGCTTCAATTCACACACTTCTTGGCCCATAGGTGCAGGGCATGGGTGCATAGGGTGTTCTGAGCCTAATTTTTGGGATACGATGAGTCCTTTTGAAGAGCCTTTAGCGAATCGTTCCATTAAAACCGCCTTTGACGGCTTAGGGGCTGATAAAGTAGCGGATAAAGTCGGCACGACTTTGCTCAGTGCAACCGCTATTGGCATTGTCGCGCATGCGCTCCTTTCTAAAGCGATCAAAAACAAAGAGTAA
- a CDS encoding flavodoxin family protein translates to MKKVLIINGGKAFGSSGGKLNETLTDHAKKTLESLGLEVDTTIVDKGYNHSQEVEKIVSADATIWQMPGWWMGEPWIVKKYIDEVFTSGHGKLYASDGRSSQNPTKNYGKGGLMQGKKYMLSLTWNAPIEAFNDPSEFFEGVGVDVVYLHLHKAFQFLGLSALPTFICNDVVKNPQVEQYLNSLTTHLHQAFGK, encoded by the coding sequence ATGAAAAAAGTACTCATCATTAATGGGGGCAAAGCGTTTGGGAGCTCTGGAGGGAAACTCAATGAAACTTTGACTGATCATGCAAAAAAGACTCTAGAGTCTTTGGGGCTAGAAGTGGATACTACGATCGTGGATAAGGGCTATAATCATAGCCAAGAGGTGGAAAAGATCGTTAGTGCTGATGCGACGATTTGGCAAATGCCTGGCTGGTGGATGGGCGAGCCTTGGATTGTGAAAAAATACATTGATGAAGTCTTCACTTCAGGGCATGGGAAGCTTTATGCTAGCGATGGCAGGAGTTCGCAAAACCCCACTAAAAACTATGGGAAAGGGGGCTTGATGCAAGGCAAAAAATACATGTTGAGCTTGACTTGGAACGCTCCCATTGAAGCCTTTAATGATCCTAGTGAATTTTTTGAAGGGGTGGGCGTGGATGTTGTGTATTTGCATTTGCATAAGGCGTTCCAATTTTTAGGGCTTTCAGCATTGCCCACTTTTATTTGCAACGATGTGGTGAAAAACCCCCAAGTAGAGCAGTATCTTAACTCCCTAACCACGCATTTGCATCAAGCTTTTGGCAAGTGA
- a CDS encoding DUF262 domain-containing protein — MKATQSTVNDFFALTGTIFSIPVYQRNYTWEEENCEKLLQDIVSISQNKKTHFMGSITYILHLIDDEKSLRQLQEFVIIDGQQRITTLMLLLKAIETKIPNEGIKKEIDNLLNLSGQRLRLKPIKSDKEAFDLVMQDRWNEIQDTPHIKENYKFFTKELDDYISKGYRIEEIYGAFLRLKIVAIGLELGEDDPQVVFESINATGVQLKGLDLIRNYLMMGENSDNQNRLYKTYWVPLENWLGEKDLNDFIKTYLRIYFEDKVKEGEREVYYTLKDHHRKNFPNDIQGLMSDMREYGRIYQIFLDRDHYFLDRGDSQQLANLRLRIKDLVKIKFGVAKPFVLRCARDFEEGKLDYENFYEILQILISYFVRRSVCGDSTAVLNKVLYSLYRQLGENVSADALKRYLGKSVGQMAFPNDDRIKAAFAVRNAYSANQACKFILLEIEKLSNAEPPKEENLEVEHFYPKTPTQEWRDRVGDYFTFEQDYLNNFGNLTLSGQNQKLGNRPYETKIELMEQYSSLHLNDYFINNTHSWGIEEVRNRSGYLADQFCQVGLFKDLPKEYRTREISKTLDDDLTSHNLQSVRLPNQRRQIVRNAKELASAVIDYLLENAREAFESYTDEAQRYICWDKAKAQLRDRDGTLVVHFEKYGFHFVSNASYQTVGSNLRDLILGCELNPKDFIVE; from the coding sequence ATGAAAGCGACACAAAGCACCGTTAACGACTTTTTTGCCTTAACAGGCACGATATTTTCTATCCCTGTATACCAGAGGAACTACACTTGGGAAGAAGAAAATTGTGAAAAATTACTGCAAGATATTGTCAGTATTTCACAAAATAAAAAAACGCATTTCATGGGTTCTATCACTTATATTTTGCATTTGATTGATGATGAAAAGAGCTTAAGACAACTGCAAGAATTTGTCATCATTGACGGGCAGCAAAGGATTACCACTCTCATGCTTTTGCTCAAAGCCATAGAGACCAAGATACCAAATGAAGGGATAAAAAAAGAGATTGATAATCTACTCAATCTTTCGGGACAAAGGCTGCGTCTCAAACCCATTAAAAGCGACAAAGAAGCCTTTGATTTAGTCATGCAAGACAGGTGGAACGAAATACAAGACACACCACACATCAAGGAAAATTATAAATTTTTCACCAAAGAGCTTGACGATTATATCAGCAAAGGGTATCGCATAGAAGAGATTTATGGGGCGTTTTTGCGGCTTAAAATCGTAGCCATAGGCTTAGAGTTGGGCGAAGACGATCCGCAAGTGGTGTTTGAAAGCATCAACGCTACAGGCGTGCAATTAAAAGGACTGGATCTCATCCGCAACTATCTGATGATGGGAGAAAATTCTGACAACCAAAATCGTCTTTATAAGACTTATTGGGTTCCTTTAGAAAATTGGCTTGGTGAAAAGGATTTGAACGATTTTATCAAAACCTACCTGAGAATCTATTTTGAAGATAAGGTAAAAGAGGGAGAGCGCGAAGTGTATTACACGCTAAAAGACCACCACAGAAAAAATTTCCCTAACGATATACAAGGTCTTATGAGCGATATGCGTGAGTATGGCAGAATCTATCAAATCTTTTTAGACAGAGATCATTATTTTTTAGATCGTGGGGACTCGCAGCAGTTAGCGAATTTACGCCTGCGCATTAAAGATCTCGTAAAAATCAAATTTGGCGTGGCAAAGCCCTTTGTTTTGCGTTGCGCCAGAGATTTTGAAGAAGGCAAGCTGGATTATGAAAATTTCTACGAAATTTTGCAAATCCTTATCAGCTACTTCGTGCGCAGGAGCGTGTGCGGAGATTCTACTGCTGTGCTTAACAAAGTTCTTTATTCTTTATACAGACAGCTAGGGGAAAATGTTTCAGCCGATGCGTTGAAGCGGTATCTGGGCAAGAGCGTTGGTCAAATGGCGTTCCCTAATGACGATAGAATTAAAGCGGCGTTTGCTGTTCGTAACGCTTATTCAGCAAATCAAGCGTGCAAATTCATCCTGCTTGAGATAGAAAAATTAAGTAACGCCGAACCGCCAAAAGAAGAGAATTTAGAAGTGGAGCATTTCTACCCCAAAACCCCCACACAAGAATGGCGCGATAGGGTGGGGGACTATTTCACTTTTGAGCAAGACTACCTCAATAATTTTGGGAATCTAACCCTATCAGGGCAAAATCAAAAGCTTGGCAACAGACCTTACGAGACAAAAATAGAGCTTATGGAACAATACAGCTCCTTGCATTTAAATGACTATTTCATCAATAACACCCATTCTTGGGGGATAGAGGAAGTGAGGAATAGGAGCGGATATTTAGCGGATCAATTTTGTCAAGTGGGATTGTTTAAAGATCTGCCCAAAGAATACCGCACCAGAGAGATCAGTAAAACCCTTGATGATGATTTAACTTCCCATAATCTTCAAAGCGTCAGACTCCCCAATCAGCGAAGGCAAATAGTAAGAAACGCTAAGGAATTGGCTAGCGCTGTCATAGACTACTTATTAGAAAACGCCAGAGAGGCCTTTGAAAGCTACACGGATGAAGCTCAAAGATACATTTGTTGGGATAAAGCAAAAGCGCAATTAAGGGATAGAGATGGCACTCTTGTTGTGCATTTTGAAAAATACGGATTCCACTTTGTCAGCAATGCGAGTTATCAAACGGTGGGCAGTAATCTTAGGGATCTTATCTTAGGCTGTGAGCTCAATCCCAAAGACTTTATTGTGGAATAA
- a CDS encoding 2,3,4,5-tetrahydropyridine-2,6-carboxylate N-succinyltransferase — translation MINKFKNFVSNYQQSNHYKEPLGFGIARVDIAPISKKILCATYPVLNWKEENLGSYAVFCNSLSKDKILKESASERVVEIDESFVLKALDFYTPFLNEAYSNKMAHKNIQVVLELLKALEENRLKNNNGESLYRLVILYEDKPCESVESAYMKLLALSLGKAPLRSLNLEGIFNQLSNAAWSGNKPYELEWLRINEVALKMRGHFPSIDFIDKFPRYLMQLIPEFDNIRLLDSSKTRFGAYLGTGGYTQMPGASYVNFNAGAMGVCMNEGRISSSVVVGAGTDIGGGASVLGVLSGGNNNPISIGKNCLLGANSVTGISLGDGCIVDAGVAILAGSVIEIEENEFKKLLEVNSALEKHANNLYKGKELSGKHGVHFRSNSQNGKLIAFRSVKKIELNQNLH, via the coding sequence ATGATCAATAAGTTTAAAAATTTTGTGAGCAACTACCAGCAATCTAACCACTATAAAGAGCCTTTAGGCTTTGGCATTGCCAGAGTGGATATTGCCCCTATTTCCAAAAAGATTTTATGCGCCACTTACCCCGTTTTGAACTGGAAAGAGGAAAATCTAGGCTCTTATGCGGTGTTTTGCAATTCGCTTTCTAAAGACAAAATCCTAAAAGAGAGCGCGAGCGAGCGCGTCGTTGAGATTGATGAAAGTTTTGTGTTAAAAGCGCTAGATTTTTATACGCCCTTTTTGAATGAAGCCTACTCTAATAAAATGGCTCATAAAAACATTCAAGTGGTTTTAGAGCTTTTAAAGGCTTTAGAAGAAAATCGTTTGAAAAATAATAATGGGGAGTCTCTTTATCGCTTGGTGATCTTGTATGAAGATAAGCCTTGCGAGAGCGTGGAGAGCGCATATATGAAACTTTTAGCGCTCTCTTTAGGGAAAGCCCCTTTGAGGAGTTTGAATTTAGAGGGTATTTTTAACCAGCTTTCTAATGCGGCTTGGAGCGGTAACAAGCCTTATGAATTAGAATGGCTCAGAATAAACGAAGTGGCTTTAAAAATGCGAGGCCATTTCCCTAGCATTGATTTTATAGATAAATTCCCGCGCTATTTGATGCAATTAATCCCTGAGTTTGATAATATCCGCTTATTGGATAGCTCAAAAACGCGCTTTGGGGCGTATTTAGGGACCGGAGGTTACACCCAAATGCCCGGGGCGAGTTATGTGAATTTTAACGCAGGGGCTATGGGAGTGTGCATGAATGAGGGGCGTATTTCTTCGTCGGTGGTGGTGGGAGCAGGCACTGATATTGGTGGGGGAGCGAGCGTTTTAGGCGTTTTAAGTGGAGGGAATAATAACCCCATTAGCATCGGGAAAAATTGTCTGTTAGGGGCTAATAGCGTTACCGGCATTAGTCTAGGCGATGGCTGTATTGTGGATGCAGGCGTTGCGATTTTAGCTGGGAGCGTGATAGAAATTGAAGAAAATGAGTTTAAAAAGCTTTTAGAAGTGAATAGCGCTTTAGAAAAACATGCCAACAACCTTTACAAAGGCAAAGAGCTTTCCGGAAAACATGGCGTGCATTTTCGTTCCAATAGCCAAAATGGTAAGCTGATCGCTTTTAGGAGCGTGAAAAAAATTGAGTTGAATCAAAACCTGCATTAA
- a CDS encoding flavodoxin-dependent (E)-4-hydroxy-3-methylbut-2-enyl-diphosphate synthase: MLENRVKTKQIFIGGVAIGGDAPISTQSMTFSKTADIESTKNQIDRLKLAGADLVRVAVSNEKDALALKELKKASPLPLIADIHFHYKFALIAAQSVDAIRINPGNIGSKDKIKAVVDACKEKNIPIRIGVNAGSLEKQFDQKYGPTPKGMVESALYNAKLLEDLDFTNFKISLKASDVIRTIEAYRMLRPLVIYPFHLGVTEAGNLFSSSIKSAMALGGLLMEGIGDTMRVSITGELENEIKVARAILRHSGRLKEGINWISCPTCGRIEANLVDMASKVEKRLSHIKTPLDISVMGCVVNALGEAKHADMAIAFGNRSGLIIKEGKVIHKLAEKDLFETFVIEVENLAKEREKSLKD; the protein is encoded by the coding sequence ATGCTAGAAAACAGAGTTAAGACCAAGCAAATTTTTATCGGTGGCGTCGCCATAGGGGGTGATGCTCCCATAAGCACGCAAAGCATGACCTTTAGTAAAACCGCTGATATTGAAAGCACTAAAAATCAAATTGACCGACTCAAACTTGCTGGGGCTGATTTAGTGAGGGTGGCGGTGAGTAATGAAAAGGACGCCCTAGCCTTAAAAGAATTGAAAAAAGCGTCTCCTTTGCCTTTAATCGCTGATATTCATTTCCATTATAAATTCGCTCTCATTGCCGCTCAAAGCGTGGATGCGATCAGGATTAACCCCGGAAACATCGGCTCTAAAGACAAAATTAAAGCGGTGGTTGATGCTTGTAAAGAAAAAAACATTCCCATAAGAATTGGCGTGAATGCCGGGAGTTTAGAAAAGCAATTTGATCAAAAATACGGGCCGACCCCAAAAGGCATGGTAGAAAGCGCTTTGTATAACGCCAAACTTTTAGAAGATTTGGATTTTACCAATTTTAAGATTTCTTTAAAAGCGAGCGATGTGATTCGCACCATAGAAGCTTACAGGATGCTTCGCCCTCTTGTGATCTATCCTTTCCATTTGGGGGTTACGGAGGCGGGGAATCTTTTTAGCTCCAGTATCAAATCCGCTATGGCTTTAGGGGGGCTTTTAATGGAGGGCATTGGGGATACGATGCGCGTATCCATCACAGGGGAGTTAGAAAATGAAATCAAAGTGGCTAGAGCGATTTTACGCCATAGCGGGCGTTTGAAAGAAGGGATTAATTGGATTTCTTGTCCCACTTGCGGGAGGATTGAAGCCAATTTAGTGGATATGGCGAGCAAGGTAGAAAAACGCCTAAGCCACATTAAAACCCCTTTAGACATTAGCGTGATGGGTTGCGTGGTGAACGCTTTAGGTGAAGCCAAGCATGCAGACATGGCGATCGCTTTTGGGAATCGCAGCGGTTTGATCATCAAAGAGGGTAAGGTCATTCACAAACTGGCTGAAAAGGATTTGTTTGAAACTTTTGTCATAGAAGTGGAAAATTTAGCTAAAGAAAGAGAAAAGAGTTTAAAGGATTAG
- a CDS encoding UDP-N-acetylmuramate--L-alanine ligase: MLETPKVLLKNLQDCKIHFIGIGGIGISGLAKYLKAQGAKISGSDIAISPSVKYLKALGVEVNIPHDPKAINHQDVIIHSAIIKEDNTEIQRAKELEIPILSRKDALYSILKDKRVFSVCGAHGKSSITAMLSAICPFFGAIIGAHSKEFDSNVRESANDSLVFEADESDSSFLFSNPFCAIVPNTEPEHLEHYDHDLERFFFAYEYFLDHAQKRVIYKEDPFLNRYSKDAIVLEKKDIYNIQYILKDGEPYTSFELKDLGAFLVWGLGEHNATNASLAILSALDELNLEEIRNNLLNFKGIKKRFDILQKNALILIDDYAHHPTEINATLKSARIYANLLDTQEKIIVIWQAHKYSRLMDNLEEFKKCFLEHCDRLIILPVYSASEVKRDIDLKAHFKHYNPTFIDRVRKKGDFLELLVNDNVVETIEKGFVIGFGAGDITYQLRGEM; encoded by the coding sequence ATGCTTGAAACCCCAAAAGTTTTACTCAAAAACTTACAAGATTGCAAGATCCATTTTATCGGTATAGGGGGGATTGGCATTTCAGGCTTAGCCAAATACCTTAAAGCGCAAGGGGCTAAGATCAGCGGATCTGATATTGCCATAAGCCCTAGCGTTAAGTATTTGAAAGCTTTAGGTGTAGAGGTTAATATCCCGCATGATCCAAAAGCGATTAACCATCAAGATGTCATCATTCATTCAGCCATTATCAAAGAAGACAATACCGAAATACAAAGGGCTAAGGAATTAGAAATCCCTATTTTGTCTCGCAAAGACGCTTTGTATTCTATCCTTAAAGACAAGCGCGTTTTTAGCGTGTGCGGGGCTCATGGAAAAAGCAGTATCACGGCCATGTTGAGCGCGATTTGCCCCTTTTTTGGAGCGATTATTGGGGCGCATTCTAAAGAGTTTGATTCCAATGTGCGAGAGAGCGCGAATGATAGCTTGGTTTTTGAAGCCGATGAGAGCGATTCAAGTTTTTTATTTTCCAACCCTTTTTGTGCGATTGTGCCTAACACAGAGCCAGAACATTTGGAACATTATGATCACGATTTAGAACGCTTTTTCTTCGCTTATGAATATTTTTTAGACCATGCTCAAAAAAGAGTGATTTATAAAGAAGATCCTTTTTTAAACCGCTATTCTAAAGACGCCATTGTTTTAGAAAAAAAAGACATTTATAATATCCAATACATTTTAAAAGACGGCGAGCCTTACACTTCATTTGAATTGAAAGATTTGGGGGCTTTTTTGGTGTGGGGGTTAGGCGAACACAACGCCACGAATGCGAGTTTGGCGATTTTAAGCGCTTTAGATGAATTGAATTTAGAAGAAATTAGAAATAATTTATTGAATTTCAAAGGCATTAAAAAACGCTTTGATATTTTGCAAAAAAACGCGCTCATCCTCATTGATGATTACGCCCACCACCCTACTGAAATTAACGCCACTTTAAAGAGCGCTAGGATTTATGCTAACTTATTGGACACGCAAGAAAAAATTATTGTGATCTGGCAAGCGCACAAATACTCCCGCTTAATGGACAATTTAGAAGAATTTAAAAAATGTTTTTTAGAGCATTGCGACAGATTGATCATTTTACCCGTTTATAGCGCGAGTGAAGTTAAAAGAGACATTGATTTGAAAGCCCATTTTAAACATTATAACCCCACCTTTATAGACAGGGTGCGTAAAAAGGGGGATTTTTTAGAGCTGTTAGTCAATGATAATGTGGTAGAAACGATTGAAAAAGGCTTTGTGATAGGCTTTGGAGCGGGGGATATTACCTATCAATTGAGAGGCGAAATGTAA
- a CDS encoding inorganic diphosphatase has product MNLDQLEVSHDADSLCVVIEISKHSNIKYELNKESGALMVDRVLYGAQNYPANYGFVPNTLGSDGDPVDALVLSDVAFQAGSVVKARLVGVLNMEDESGMDEKLLALPIDKIDPTHSYVKDIDDLSKHTLDKIKHFFETYKDLEPNKWVKVKGFENKESAIKVLEKAIKSYQG; this is encoded by the coding sequence ATGAATTTAGACCAATTAGAAGTGAGCCATGACGCTGATTCTTTGTGCGTGGTGATTGAAATATCCAAGCATTCTAATATCAAGTATGAACTGAATAAAGAAAGCGGGGCTTTAATGGTGGATAGGGTGCTTTATGGGGCGCAAAATTACCCTGCGAATTACGGCTTTGTGCCTAACACTTTAGGATCTGATGGCGACCCTGTAGATGCACTGGTTTTAAGCGATGTGGCTTTTCAAGCCGGAAGCGTAGTGAAAGCGCGCTTGGTTGGGGTTTTGAACATGGAAGATGAAAGCGGAATGGATGAAAAATTACTCGCTCTACCCATAGATAAGATCGATCCCACGCATTCCTATGTCAAAGATATTGATGATTTATCCAAACACACTTTAGATAAAATCAAGCATTTTTTTGAAACTTACAAAGATTTAGAGCCTAATAAATGGGTGAAAGTCAAGGGGTTTGAAAACAAAGAGAGTGCGATTAAGGTTTTAGAAAAAGCCATAAAATCCTATCAAGGCTAA